The genomic DNA TTCCCTCCATTATAATGTTTTCTAGTGTGGGGGTTTCTCCCCAATGTacttatttcatttctttttcacATTAAAATGACCTGGTTATGTACACTTTCAGAAGGAATGCTATCCAGGTTGCATGAGATATAGCGTCAGACAAAGCATTAGTGAGAAATTGAGataataaaatttgttttttttttttttggtcaaaacgAATAACAGAATTTGTTCAAAACAGATAAAAGTAATTTTAGTGGTGTGGAAAACTTACTTGCCCAGAGATTGTGCTAGGGTGCGCAAAGATTCATTAAAACTAGCCACCCCACCCTGAGCATAAACACAGCTCCTAAGTCTTTCAAAAAGGCCACGCATTTTCACAGCAGATGCGCGCAGTGCACTATACTCCGAGGCCCTACGATCAGCCGCACAAAGATGGGTTTGAGCTTCCTCTCTTGCCTCATGTAAACAATTCTCCAAGTGCGCACAATTCATCTGGCATGGGCAAAGCATGAAAATATACAATCAAAATATGGAAGAGCTAAGAATTAATAAAACCAAATATTTATATCCATAGAATCAAATCAATCCCTCCTACACCcccaaaaattttgaaaattttcagaaTAATCCATGCCTGTAAGAGTATTGTTGCTGTATCCCAGAGTCAACAAATCAGAAAAGTCAACGATACTCCAATGAGTGTCCAACGTGTTGGACAGTATCGTAGGGGTGTAGGTATCAAATACGCACCCTTCCCTAATTTTCAAGTATCTGTGCAACAAAGTATCTACCACAACAGCATAATCCAGCTTTTTTTAAGTATGTAATATGTATAGATAAAAAGGGAAGAACTCTAGGGAAATAAAGTCGACCATTCTTTGTAAGAATTCTTCTCAAGGAAACAAAAGCAGGCTAGGGATCATAATTTAGCATTTTTAAATACCAACTTCTATTGAACAGTCatgttgaaaaatattcaaaggaaaaatataaaTCAGGTGAATTAAGTTCACTGTGACTTCAACATAAGAGTCATCTAAGAAACACCGACTAAAGAATATGTGCCACCCACAAATACACtcgatatgtgtgtgtgtatgtgagagagagagagagagagagagagagagaagtagagagagagaatgcatttataaaagaaacaaagaacaGAACAGCCGGATGCATGAGTTAAAAATTGCTGAGAAATAATCTCTcgaaagaaaacataaaaaaaaaagtggttgAGTCAGACCTGAGATTCGTCAAGGAGTTTCCGATTTGTGTCCAATTCCCTCTTAAGCATAGAAACATCCTCCATAGCAGCTTTAAGCTTAATTTCTGTTTCACTCAACTGGTTTGACTTCTCTGAAAGTGCAGTTTGCAATTCCAGTAACAGCTCCGCACTGACTTTGGTGTCCAAGCCTGGGTCAACTGCTGTTTCACATGGTATAACAGTAAGAGGTTCAGGCATGCTTTCAGCAGTAGAACTGTTTGTCAGTGACATGCCCAGCTGCCCCTCCATCTTATCTTTTCCATCTTTACCACTGGCTAGCAGTTCTTCACGCTGTAGCTCTTGCATGGATGAATCCATGAGATGATTTCGTACTGCAGAAGAATCCATCATATTTTCATCTACCCCATCTCTCATTTTTCCAGGTTGCACATTGAACAGACCCAGttttgcatcaaaaacactaGAGATGCAGGAAACCTCATCCATGGGATCAGTATTAGATGAGCAAGGCATATGGACTCCCCTACCACCTTCTTGCTTGCAGATCTCAACCTTATCAGACAAAATTCCAAATTCAGAGGCATCCTTATCATTTGAAATCTTCTGGCTTTGCGAATACTGATCAGACAATCTCTGTTCAAGTTCTTGAATGCGTTTCTCATATGAAAGACACTGCATCTGCTTCTCCCTGAGCATCAATTTTAGATGCTTTCCATATTCATCTTTCAGGTGCAAGGCTTCAGCTGTCTTCGCTGCGGCATCCTTCAATAAATTATCCACTTTACTATCATCCAATGATTCAAGGTCTACTTCAGGCCAGAATGAACAAATCACAGCTATAGCAGACGCCAGTTCTGCTTTCAGTTTTGCATTCTCAACTTCCAACTTACCTGTTCCAGCAATCTCTACCAACCCACAGCCTTCAAGTAGCTCCTCAGAGTCGCAATTCTCAAAGTTATCCAATGTACTCTCATCAGCATCAACCGAATGACAAGTTTCATTCGACATAGAATTTGAACCTCTAAACGCACTCTTTGAAGACAGTGCAGTCAAGTACTCAGGTGCATAACGGTCAATGTCTGAAATCTCAATATCAAGCAAGCTAGTATCAAAAGGAGCTATGTTGACATCACACTGATTAGGGGTATCATATAGTCCCATGGATGCTAATACATCCCTGGGTATGTATAAActgtgagttctcaaaaactcCTCCCGTCTCCTGACTTCAGTCTCCCTCTTTGTCGCAAGTCTTTCAGCCAACTGTCCAGCCATCCCCATGTAAAGCTTCAATGAAGCCTTTCGTCTGACTATTTCTGCTAAGCAGGCTCTATATGCAGGGCCGATCCCGCGGACCAACTTTAAGTCCAAAAATAGATCCTCCTGACGGACCATTGCCTCTCTAAAAACAGGAAACTGTAATTTTGCATCTTTGATGAAGTAAGAAATATATGTTATCTTTTGCATAAATCTATGGAGGAATATGTtcatttcattctttttatcCTTGCAGAAGTCGAGGAGCTTGGAAATTGCGTGATCACAAGCCTGCATCCTAGGCAGGTGATTTTTGTCATGGACATCATACATAGGGCCCAAGGCTGAAACTGCATCATGAGGACGAAGTGACGAAGACAATTGGCAAGACAAGCAATCGTCCACGAGTTTCTTGACAGTATTTACATCTTTGCTGCATGAATTATAACTGGTTagtatatttaaaaataatataactaattTAGTATTTCACAGCAGACAATTGTGCATCTAAGTGCAGTAATGAAATTGAGAGTCGTGATCCCAAAGACCATAATATTCAGAAACCTTTAGTAGTCCTGGAGGTTTACGATCTGGTAAGCTTCGTATCTGTTATGATATGCTTCCACTCTAACGGGTGTACGAGTACATCAAATGGCtaaaatcattcaacaaaataCAAGTTGTGCATATACAAATAAAGAGAATAGCCACTTCCTGAATGTTACCATACTCGAACAAAAGGACAGCCACAAACAATAACAATTGAGTTCTGCTATTCCCTTCACTTGTCCTATTTTCCCACCCACATTAAAATACAaacattttacaaatttttattaCCTACAAAATTTCCATTCATATAATGCTTTCCCCAACCTCCGCAAGAACAAATTGAGCAGAAAGGCCTCTTCATTGAAAAGAGTCTTTTGCTCAACCCTTTCTTATCATTTCATAAGATAAACTAGTCATTAATCATTACAAGGTTTTGAGCTTTGAAGCTAATGCATAGCATCGTAGGAGGAAAATTGATCTAGTGAAAATATGAGGTAACTTCTGATGAAAACTCAACCACCTTATGGCTTCGGATTTTGATACCTAATTGATGGAGAACAGGATTGGGAATTGGTGACAAGGATGTTTAATCTTTTACTTCTAGAGTTACTGACAAGGATTTTGTTACCTAACTGATGGAGAACAGGATTCGATTAAGGTCTTTATATTACATCCTTGTAACTCTTTGGAGACAGTTTTGGACGACTGAATTAAAAATTGTCGGAGCTTTGCTTCTCTCTAGGTTTTGTGATGCAACCTAACCCTACTGGtgtgatgctagtagtttccaTCCTTTTCTCATActtttcatttatttctttatgatttccgttgtaCCTTCTTTCTACAATTCATAAGTCAACAACACTCAAATTAGACAGACATCCTCCCTTAATTGAGGTTGTCCTACATCACTAACTCATCTACTTCTACTTCATTAGGTTAAGGCTTTAAGCACTTATCTAGTGGTACTTGTTTGCTttaagagaaaaatacaaaTGTGAGTAATTTTATTTGCCCCCATATTTTGCCCCTGGCATGAGTAGCTACACAAACTCCATTCATTTCCTTTCCATCTCTCCAGTATCCCCAAAAGATGGGCATTCGAACTAACCGTATTATCTAATGATGATAATAAAGCCAACAGACAACCTTAAAAGCACCAGAAGTCAAAAAACAACAGGATGAACTTGTATCTCTGTACAATTCAGTCGAGGAACACTGAAGAGCTCAAGGGTAGCAGACCAGGAGAGTAAACTAAAACAACGCCTACAACGAACATATGATGCATACGTGAACATGAAACCACACATACAAACCTCTAAATTATATCTGGAATCCTGTCTAAAAAATGTTATTAACATGAAATATGCTGCAATACTTGGTTTTCAGCAACAACAAAGTTTTAAAATGATAAATGAGCATTCATAAGTAATCTCCAAATGATCCAAAAGAAACTTGACGGAGGAAGTTAGAAAGACAAATAGACGAAAACCAGATATCTGATACTGCATAACTATGaccggaaaagaaaaaaaaaaaaaaaaaccaacctcAAAGATTGCATGATACTCCTTTGCTCATGAATATATCTTTGGTGCTCCTTAATCGCGATTTCCAAATTCCTAATAGGCAATGAAGCCCTATTAGAAAACAATTCTTCGACCTTCCGCTTTACCTCACTAAACATCTGTTTAAACTGTGAAACCTTATTCTCAAACTGCCTGTGGGAACTGCTACAAATTTCTCCCGCTTTCCTCAAGTTCTCTTCCTTCACAAAATCCGATAAGCACTTCCGAGTGGCAGTCTCTAATGCAGGGTGAAGCTTGATAGATCTCAGTTTTTCTACATCCCTCCCAAGATTGGTCAAAACATCAGAATGACTTCGATGCTGTTGTGAATAACGCTTCATGAATTCTGTATAGTTTTGGTTTatcattttataatattgatccAAATTGCCCCTAGCAACCTCCACTGCCCTTTCTTGAACCTTTTGCTCCCTCAAAAGCCTCTCACAGTTCTCATATTTTACTTGGGTACGACTGTAAATTGCATGACCCTTGTGGTAGTGGTACCTAAATTGCCTTTCATAAGAAGGCAAGGCCTTCAAAGCAGGGTCTGAAACATCATCCAAAGGGTGAGGGTCATGTGAAGCTGAAGGTGATTGGGGGTCAGCAATGTCAAGAATATCAACTTGCTCGGGCTGAGGGAGCGGAGAATTAGTCTGCAGCCTTGCTTTATTGAATATAAACACTTCCCGACCATCAGCTGGAAGCTTATAAGCCGAAAGTGGCCTCTGTGGCTCAAGCTTCATATCCAAACACAAAACAAGCTGGTCATTGAGATTAATCCCAGCCATGGATTCAATATACCGCATAACTGCCTCCACCGGTGTGCTGTCTTCACAATCGAGCTCAAATGAATGCCCATTCTCAGCAATACGAACCAAAAGCTTGCCCTGATGAACCAAACCTTCAGCGATACTCGAACTCATCTTATCTCAAACCAGACAACGATGCTCGACCACAAAATCCGATACCGCTGACCTCCAAGCAATTGAATTGAGCGAGCAAACCACTTTTGTAGAATAACCTGCAATCCACTGGAAAATTCCCGATTTATAGATCTTCAGCCTCGACAAAAACCCCAAATTATCACAGACCCACCTCCAAATCTATAAAATTTAACCCAATTCTCAACAACCCACAAAAGATtatcgaaaaaaaaaaggggaagaagAGCATGACGTACCACCAATTCTTGAAAAGCAGCCAAAATCACATCAGAAATTTGTCGGGGGGGGGCTCGAATTCTTCTCGATGATCAACCCTCAAACAAATATAATCGAGGACAAAGACTTTCACAactgaggaggaagaggaggaagcgGAAGAGAGGTAATCGAAAGGGATTGGTTACGTGAAAAAAAGAGGCTCACAAGGACAAGGTTTTCACGAAATCCCTTTCCCTTTCACACTTGCACTgttgcacatatatatatatatatatatatatatatatatatatattttttatattttatatatataccaTAGCCACCACTGCAACGTCTACGACTCTTCCTTCTTCAGcaacccttttttctttttttcttttacttttcttttcttttttcaaattgtAAACAAACGCGGAGAAGAGAACCTTGTGCTGGTAGCGTTAGTTCACAAATACTGAATGGTAAAGTAAGAATGACTGATATTGGATTTTATTTATAGAGCTGTTATTGACACTTTCAAAATCTTAATCTACACTCCATCTACATTTTTAATTCatctattttgatttttttaatgtgatttCAAATTTTACCCTTATATTACTTTTGATGTCTACAATCTTGAAAACCTCATTAAGAGGAGTGTATCCAATTtagattttgagagattttaattattttaatgaatttaggggtattcaatcaggattttaaaatagtttattaaaatccttagaaatccgggtgtatttaattaagattttaaagaagttaaaaacatttcaggtgtattcaattagaaattgattttaaagaatttgataaagttgaggaattagagggaattggagagatttcgtagtgtattttaagcatccacaaatctcacctctccccatgagatttcgagggaattgaatcaaaattttatatggaatctctacaaatcaattaaactccatcaaaatccattaaagtctctcaaattctcaattgaatacaccccctaaGTATGATGACTTAAATATGGGTAAATATTTATAAGGAGTTGTAAAGACCTTTTGTGCTCCATATAGAATCGGTGGCTGCTTTATAAAGTCATAAGCATATATGCAAAAGACTCTAGCTCCATATAGAATCGATGGCTACTTTATAAAGTCAGGTATTTCTTCGTCCTTAGACTTTTTTTCTCTTAGTCTGAgcaaaatttttcctttttgtaatttttttgggtaattcaTCAAAGTAATCCTAATCTTCAAGCAATTTCTCATGTCTATAATGAAAGGTATAAGATTATGAAGCAGAGTTTAAGAGGACGTACGACTGTTCAAGCCTTGTTGGACGAACTTGGTCAAGGTGGTTTCACTTATAACATTGAGTATGATCATAATGATCATTTTACTTATTTGTTCTTTATCCATCCCATTTCAATTGAACTGACTAAGAGCTACTCAAATGTTTTTGTGATGTATTGCACCTATAAGACTAATAAGTACAAGATGCCATTGTTGGATGTCATTGGGGTCTCAAGTTTCATTTTATTCTTGTTTTGCCGTCATgcaaaaggaagaggaagaggattaTGTATGGGCGCTGACAATGTTTAGTAAACACATGGGAATTGATAATCATCTAGTGGCGATTATAATAGATAGGGAATTGGCGTTGATGAAAGCTATAGAAAGTGTCTTCCCTAGAGCTACAAATATTTTATGTGTCTGGCACATTGAGAAAAATATTCTTACAAATTATAAGTCTCATTTTGAAAACGAAGATGATTGGGTTAATTTCATATCCACTTAAACTAGTTTAATACAGTCTCCTGATGAATCATCATTCAACGAAACTTGGAATTGTTTTGAAGTAAATATTACAGCTACATGGCTACctttcaaagaaaaatttgtaagtGCGTGGACTGAGCAGGTTATGCACTTTGGTAATCATGTTAGTTCAAGAGCAGAAGATGCACATGCAATGTTAAAGAAGTATCTTCAAGTTTCAACTGGAGGCCTTCGTGAGGTGCGAGAAAAGATTTGTCTTCCTattgaaaatcaattttaaGAAATCAAGGTTTGACTCTCAATTGAGAAGATTCATATGTCACATAGACTTCGAACTCCCTTTTTTAAAGAACTTGTTACTTATGTATCTATGTTTGCATTGGATGAGTTACATAAGCAAATATGGATTAGCAAAATCCACTAATGTTTTATCTCGGTGTAAAGGCCATTTTTTAAAAACAATGGGCCTTCCTTGTGTACACATGATTAGagaaatgaaaattgaattgcAATTAAAGGACGTACATGAGCAATGGAGGATTGATACAAGATCATTTAGTGATGTTTGCGATGTTAACTTGGATGGTGATAGAGATGAAATAAGTGATCTTCTGGCAGAGTTTAAATCAAAGTACGGAAAAAATGCCATTTCTGAAAAAGAAGGCACCAAAAGGCCGCTAACCCAATTTCTTTGTACTTCTCTTCCTCTAATTCTTGAACCGACTATTCAAGCTCATAAAGGTCGTCCATCAAAGTCAAAGGGAGAAAGGAATCTAACTCCACGCGGCGTGAGCCTTCATCGATCGAGATAGTTGAAAATTCCTAAAAATGTAGCATTTGTAATAGTGTTGGCCACAACCGTCGGCCTTGCGAACTCAACGAGAGAGCTGCATGATTTCTGTGGTATGATTGCAGATTTTGAACAAAGACATACTTGTAAGTTCTCTTTTTATAATTAGTCTTTAAATCACGTTCATCTTGGTTGGGACTTGAAATTAATTTGTGTTTCCCTCAACTGAAATTTCTCTTGTATGTGTAACAACTAAAGtctgcccctccaggttttagtgctGAGCTTTCATGTCGACGAAAATttttggcaaatcttggtataggtggttaccttcaatggtataattctcatcttactttactgtactttacttatgctttgacatcaCGTATGagaaacaagggtgagtgggcctaataaagatttgtaaaaaccttttcgaaaatataataacccctcgttgtaaaacaagtataatttccaaaatatacatactatgtATAGTAATAAAATACTTACTGTAGCCTacaatatctcaagaattcaatacatCGCAATATTTCGTAAATAAACACATGACATCcgtaatcacataatctcgtataagcaaacatatcatatcgagtgctcatcaacacatgctgacacatgagttcatgcagagatgttctgacatgaacatgactcgGTGTAACAATGATAAACGCTCTAGTattacaatcacgtgaagactg from Pyrus communis chromosome 17, drPyrComm1.1, whole genome shotgun sequence includes the following:
- the LOC137722931 gene encoding autophagy-related protein 11; this encodes MSSSIAEGLVHQGKLLVRIAENGHSFELDCEDSTPVEAVMRYIESMAGINLNDQLVLCLDMKLEPQRPLSAYKLPADGREVFIFNKARLQTNSPLPQPEQVDILDIADPQSPSASHDPHPLDDVSDPALKALPSYERQFRYHYHKGHAIYSRTQVKYENCERLLREQKVQERAVEVARGNLDQYYKMINQNYTEFMKRYSQQHRSHSDVLTNLGRDVEKLRSIKLHPALETATRKCLSDFVKEENLRKAGEICSSSHRQFENKVSQFKQMFSEVKRKVEELFSNRASLPIRNLEIAIKEHQRYIHEQRSIMQSLSKDVNTVKKLVDDCLSCQLSSSLRPHDAVSALGPMYDVHDKNHLPRMQACDHAISKLLDFCKDKKNEMNIFLHRFMQKITYISYFIKDAKLQFPVFREAMVRQEDLFLDLKLVRGIGPAYRACLAEIVRRKASLKLYMGMAGQLAERLATKRETEVRRREEFLRTHSLYIPRDVLASMGLYDTPNQCDVNIAPFDTSLLDIEISDIDRYAPEYLTALSSKSAFRGSNSMSNETCHSVDADESTLDNFENCDSEELLEGCGLVEIAGTGKLEVENAKLKAELASAIAVICSFWPEVDLESLDDSKVDNLLKDAAAKTAEALHLKDEYGKHLKLMLREKQMQCLSYEKRIQELEQRLSDQYSQSQKISNDKDASEFGILSDKVEICKQEGGRGVHMPCSSNTDPMDEVSCISSVFDAKLGLFNVQPGKMRDGVDENMMDSSAVRNHLMDSSMQELQREELLASGKDGKDKMEGQLGMSLTNSSTAESMPEPLTVIPCETAVDPGLDTKVSAELLLELQTALSEKSNQLSETEIKLKAAMEDVSMLKRELDTNRKLLDESQMNCAHLENCLHEAREEAQTHLCAADRRASEYSALRASAVKMRGLFERLRSCVYAQGGVASFNESLRTLAQSLGNSINDNEDDGTVEFRKCIRVLAERVGFLSRHREELLDKYPKVEAANEQLRIELEEKKELVKTLYTKHQLEKQANKEKISFGRLVVHEIAAFVLNTFGQYEAINRNCSNYYLSAESVALFTDHLPNQPNYIVGQIVHIERQTVKPLAPSSTRSEHELTSDTGTDRLALNSGLNPYGLPIGCEYFVVTVAMLPGTTTIHTPPPS